TGACTTTGATGCATTTCTAACTGATCATGCTGCAGCTGAAAAAAAAGCCTCAGGCATGGCCATGTCAATGATCTCACATTATCCAGATCGTAAATCTGTTGTAAAAGCGATGGCTGATTTAGCCATTGAAGAGCTAATTCACTTTAAACAGGTATTAAAATTAATTTATGCCCGCGGTGGACAATTAGGCGCTGATGAAAAAGACCCTTACATTAACCAAATAAGAAAAGTATTTCGAAATGGTAGTGATGTGTTTTTTATGGACCGATTAGTTGTGGCTGGTGTTATTGAAGCGCGTGGCCACGAAAGATTTTCGTTAATTGCACAAGCCTTACCAGAAGGCAAAGATAAAGATTTTTATCAAGCCATTGCTAAATCTGAAGAAAAGCATAAAAACCTATTTATTGAATTAGCATATGAGTACTTTGATAAAGCAGAAGTTGATCAACGTTTAGACGAAGTTTTAGATATTGAAGCCGATATTTGTTCGGCATTACCATTTAGAGCCGCGTTGCATTAATCAATTACAATTTTCCCTTAGCTAATGATAACGTCCTATTTTTAGCTAAGCTGATTGACCGAGAATATTGACCGATTATTTTCTGAGGCCAAAAGTAAAATGAGTAAAAATATTGCTGATCTTCAACAGCACAAAACATCGGCTAAATATCTTACTCATTATGCTGAGCCTGAAGTCTTATCGTTAGCAACATTCCCAGAAAAAAACTGCTATCAACACGTCATTGTTATTCCTGCATTTCAAGAGTCAGTACAATTTATTGAACGTTTTATCGACTCAGTACTTGTCGAACAACAGTGCTTAGTTATTGTGGTTATTAATCAACCCGACAATGACTTTGGTCGTCAGCATCAGCAAGACCAAATTGATTTATCACAGCACATTGAACAACAGGGTCAAGTAGCTTGGCAGCAAGATAATTTGCGCCTTATTGAGCTTTACTTTGAAAACCAAAACCAAAACCAAAACCAAAACCAAAAAGCTAATTCCGCGCTATTAATTGTTGATCGTTATAGTGTTCCCATTCCTGTTGAACAAGGGGTAGGCTTAGCAAGAAAAATTGGCGCAGATCTAGCAGTTAAGTTATCGGTCACAGGGAATATATTTTCTTCTTGGGTACATTCAACTGACGCAGACGCGCATCTTCCAAACAATTATTTAGCCGCTCATAAACAGAGTAATACCACCTTAAAACAAGCCGTAGCAACGTGTTGCAATTTTTTTCATCACAGTGACGAAACCTTAATACATCAAGCAAACCTTCAATATGAAAATGCCTTACGCTATTACGTTGCCGGTTTAAAATACGCAGCATCACCGTATGCCTATTTTACCATTGGCAGTATTTTATCTTTTGATCTGCTTGCCTATTGTCAGGCTCGAGGCTTTCCTAAACGTAGTGCAGGAGAAGATTTTTACCTGTTAAATAAGCTAGCGAAACTTGGTGAAGTGACTTACTTAGATGATGTCGTGATAAAACTCGATGCAAGACCTTCACAGCGCGTGCCTTTTGGTACAGGTCCCGCAGTGCAAAATATAATGCAACTTGGGGCACAAGGCATCGCTTATCAATATTATAACCCACAAATTTTTGTCGCGTTAAAAGCAACGTTAAAAGCTTTTGATAGCTTATGGGAAAATAGACAGCAACCAGAGGTTTGGCTCGCTGAATTATCTGAAATAAACCAACAAGCTTTAATCAATATCGGATTACTTTCATTTATCACTAAGCAAGCTTCTGCAAAAAAAGTACAATTTGAAAAACAATTGATCGTATGGTTCGATAGTTTTAAAACCTTGAAATTTATTCATGCGCTGCGTGATCTTGGCCTATCAAACATGTCACTAGAACAAGCGATAGCTGACGCGCCTTTTTAACTTTTAATAGCCTGAAATCTTGTATTACGAAAAAAATCATTTAAGTCAGGGTAACTGGCTCACTAAAAGTTAACTAAAAATAAGCTTAGTTAACAAGTGGGAGTTGTCTTCCTTGCCGAAGATAGCTGTCACTTCATTTCATTTTATCTTGTTTGTAAATACCTAAATTCAATGCCTTTTTTATGTCAAACCCCATATAAATAGTAGTGGGGTTTTCCTTGGGTTTGCTTGCTATTAATTTGTTTTGCTCGAAAAATTAATATGTTACTGTTTAAGTATATGGAATAACACCAGACTGAAGCGTGCTAGTGTTAATCTAAAATTAAAATTAAAAATAAAAATGATTGAACCACTTATTATAGCCGACTTAGATAACCGGCTTAGAAAAAGACGTTAGCATTAGCTACTCTTTAACAGAATACTATAAGTTGATCCTTAGTGATTGGACTTTATAACTCGACAGTTTTAAGAATGTTCTAATTTTTGAGAAAACATTTTATACAGTAAAAAATACCATGGCATTATAGAGTTTCAGTAACTTGGTGTTTATTTCTCTTGGTAATCATTAAATACTTAATTAAGCTGATAACTCAACATTAAGGGACGACACATATGCAAACCGTAGTTGCAGAGATACTGGCTCAAATAGAATCGGTGGTAATTGGCAAGTCTCATCAAGTCAAATTAGCCTTGGCGTGTTTGTTAGCTAAAGGCCATATTTTAATCGAAGATTTACCTGGCATGGGTAAAACAACCTTAGCTAACACCTTGGCGTTAACACTCGGGTTGTCGTATCAGCGTATTCAGTTTACTTCCGATCTAATGCCTTCAGATGTTATTGGTATTGCTATTTTTGATGAAACCAGTAAATCATTTCAATTGCATCCTGGGGCTATTTTTAATCAAGTGGTTTTAGCTGATGAAGTTAACCGCGCAAGTCCTAAAACCCAAAGTGCCTTGCTAGAAGCTATGGAAGAAGGTCGAGTGAGTGTAGATGGTGTTACGCATCAATTACCTGCACCATTTTTTGTTATTGCGACACAAAATCCCATGTCGCATGCCGGTACTTATCCTTTGCCTGAGTCACAACTAGACCGTTTTATGATGCGACTTTCTTTAGGGTTTCCTAGTATTGATGCTGAACGTGAAATTTTAAAATCAACGGCCTCGCATCGTGATGTAGCTGACATTAAACCTTTTTTACAAGTTGAACAATTACGAGAAATACAGCAGCATATCTCCAGTGTACGTGTTTCGCCTGCTATTGTTGATTATGTTATTGCTTTATGTCGAGTCAGCCGATTAAACGAGTCAAAAGCTAAAGCGTTATCTCCGCGTGCCGGCAAAGCATTATTAGCTGCGGCTAAATCGTGGGCGTTTATGGATAATCGTGACTATGTAACTCCTGAAGATATTCAAGCGGTATTTTCGCCCGTTTGTGAACATAGATTAGCACCTCAACAACATCATATTTTTGAGCAAGCAGATGAAATATCTCGGCAAATATTATCGCAAGTTGACCCAACGAACCCGCTAGGCTAATTGCGTTTAAGCTATAAATTAAGTTAAATGTTCTTTTTAGCTCAATTATCTAACTTAATTATCTAGCTCGATTTATCTAACTCAGTTTATTTAAGTCGAGCTATCAAATCAGCACCATGATAACTAGATGTTGAGTAAACAATTAAATGAGGAGGGGAACTAATTGTTAAGCACGCAAAAATTCACCGTATTTTCTTCGTTTAAAGCTGCATGTAAAAGTGCCCTTAACAAGCGTTTTAATACTTGGCTTGCACGTCGTATTCCTCAGCATAGTAGGCAAGTGATTAATCATCGCAATATTTTTATCATACCCACGCGTTTTGGTGCAGGTTTGATGATGTTTATGTTGTTGTTATTTTTACTGGGGACGAACTATCAAAATAACGTGATTATATTGATCAGCTATTTACTGGTTAGTTTGTTTATTGTGATATTGCTCCACAGCTTTTTTAACCTTTCAGGCTTAAAATTTCAGGCAACACATGCTGTACAAGGTTTTGTTGACGAGCAACTGTATTTTCCGTTGGTGGTTACTAGCAATAAAGTGCGCTTTAATATCAGCTTTTCTTTTGATCAAGTGCCAGCAACGTTTGATAACCGTGCAAGCGATAAAAAAGTGGCCGAAGAAAAATCGACTAAAGGTCAATCTAACCAATCCAGCCAAGTCACACTGACAGAGATAATCCTTGGTGATAATAATATCCGAATACCTTATCGTATTTGCAAACGCGGTGAATATTCACTTGGCAGGCTTTTAATTATTAGTGAGTTTGGCTTTGGCTTATTTAAAACATGGACACGATTAGATTTCGCTCAACAGGTTAC
The Colwellia sp. Arc7-D genome window above contains:
- a CDS encoding tRNA-(ms[2]io[6]A)-hydroxylase; the protein is MFELKYQTPKAWAEVVLNDFDAFLTDHAAAEKKASGMAMSMISHYPDRKSVVKAMADLAIEELIHFKQVLKLIYARGGQLGADEKDPYINQIRKVFRNGSDVFFMDRLVVAGVIEARGHERFSLIAQALPEGKDKDFYQAIAKSEEKHKNLFIELAYEYFDKAEVDQRLDEVLDIEADICSALPFRAALH
- a CDS encoding AAA family ATPase, yielding MQTVVAEILAQIESVVIGKSHQVKLALACLLAKGHILIEDLPGMGKTTLANTLALTLGLSYQRIQFTSDLMPSDVIGIAIFDETSKSFQLHPGAIFNQVVLADEVNRASPKTQSALLEAMEEGRVSVDGVTHQLPAPFFVIATQNPMSHAGTYPLPESQLDRFMMRLSLGFPSIDAEREILKSTASHRDVADIKPFLQVEQLREIQQHISSVRVSPAIVDYVIALCRVSRLNESKAKALSPRAGKALLAAAKSWAFMDNRDYVTPEDIQAVFSPVCEHRLAPQQHHIFEQADEISRQILSQVDPTNPLG
- a CDS encoding DUF58 domain-containing protein, with product MLSTQKFTVFSSFKAACKSALNKRFNTWLARRIPQHSRQVINHRNIFIIPTRFGAGLMMFMLLLFLLGTNYQNNVIILISYLLVSLFIVILLHSFFNLSGLKFQATHAVQGFVDEQLYFPLVVTSNKVRFNISFSFDQVPATFDNRASDKKVAEEKSTKGQSNQSSQVTLTEIILGDNNIRIPYRICKRGEYSLGRLLIISEFGFGLFKTWTRLDFAQQVTAFPKPIANALTEKQQSIAGETVENNTESYQDSFQPGQDEFHQLQHYQLGEPLSRVAWKHVARGQGWLTKQYQQALSGKLQLDFSQLPAGSVEQRLSWLSYAIKDCSDKQIAFSLKLPDQVVEYDQSSQHTLKCLTALARY